The following proteins come from a genomic window of Flavobacterium eburneipallidum:
- a CDS encoding aminotransferase class V-fold PLP-dependent enzyme, with protein MLDIQKIRADFPILSRTVNGKPLVYFDNGATSQKPQIVIDAISKYYQEINANIHRGVHTLSQLATDAYEISRGKIQNHINAKFAHEVIFTSGTTHGINLVTNGFASIVKPGDEVLVSALEHHSNIVPWQMLCEKTGATLKVIPMNENGELIMDEYDKLLSDKTKIVTVNHISNALGTVNPVKYMIDKAHEFGAAILIDGAQAVPHLKPDVQALDCDFYVFSGHKMCGPTGVGILYGKEAWLNKLPPYQGGGEMIKEVSFEKTTYADLPHKFEAGTPDIAGGIVLGTAVDYLNSVGFDNIQQQELELLEYATKRLLEIEGLKIYGTAKEKTSVVSFNIEGIHPYDIGTIVDKLGIAVRTGHHCAQPIMTFFDIPGTIRASFSFYNTKEEIDLMIEALKKAQMMLS; from the coding sequence ATGCTAGACATTCAAAAAATAAGAGCCGATTTTCCAATACTTTCTAGAACCGTAAACGGAAAACCATTGGTCTATTTCGATAACGGAGCTACCTCGCAAAAACCACAAATTGTGATTGATGCGATTTCAAAATACTATCAGGAAATTAATGCCAATATTCATCGTGGCGTACATACTTTGAGTCAATTGGCAACTGATGCTTACGAAATTTCGCGTGGGAAAATCCAAAATCACATCAATGCCAAATTCGCTCACGAAGTAATTTTTACTTCGGGAACGACCCACGGAATTAATTTGGTTACCAACGGATTTGCTTCGATAGTAAAACCAGGTGATGAAGTTTTGGTTTCCGCATTGGAACATCACAGTAATATTGTGCCTTGGCAAATGTTGTGCGAGAAAACAGGAGCTACTTTGAAAGTAATTCCAATGAATGAAAACGGCGAATTGATTATGGACGAATACGATAAATTGCTTTCGGATAAAACCAAAATCGTAACCGTAAATCACATCTCGAATGCGTTGGGAACTGTGAATCCTGTTAAATACATGATTGACAAAGCACACGAATTTGGCGCAGCGATTTTGATTGATGGAGCACAGGCTGTTCCGCATTTGAAACCTGATGTTCAGGCTTTGGATTGTGATTTTTATGTTTTTTCAGGACATAAAATGTGTGGTCCAACTGGCGTTGGGATTTTATACGGAAAAGAAGCTTGGTTGAACAAATTACCGCCCTATCAAGGAGGTGGCGAAATGATTAAGGAAGTCAGTTTCGAAAAAACCACTTATGCCGATTTGCCACACAAATTTGAAGCGGGAACGCCTGATATTGCTGGTGGAATTGTTTTGGGAACAGCTGTAGATTATTTGAACTCCGTTGGTTTTGACAACATTCAACAACAGGAATTGGAATTATTGGAATATGCTACCAAACGATTATTAGAAATCGAAGGTCTAAAAATTTATGGCACTGCAAAGGAAAAAACTTCGGTAGTTTCGTTTAATATTGAAGGCATTCATCCGTATGATATTGGAACGATAGTGGACAAGTTAGGAATTGCGGTAAGAACAGGTCACCATTGCGCCCAACCAATTATGACTTTTTTCGATATTCCAGGAACGATTCGTGCTTCGTTTTCTTTTTACAATACCAAAGAAGAAATAGATCTTATGATTGAAGCTTTGAAAAAAGCACAAATGATGTTGTCCTAA
- a CDS encoding SufE family protein, with product MSIKKLQDEIIDEFAMFDDWMQRYEYIIDLGKNLPLIKEEFKTEDNIIKGCQSKVWLKGEQNDDKIVFTADSDAILTKGIIAILIRVFSNQKATDILNADMDFIDEIGLKEHLSPTRANGLVSMIKNIKMYALAFDAKK from the coding sequence ATGAGTATTAAAAAATTACAAGACGAAATAATTGACGAATTCGCCATGTTTGACGACTGGATGCAACGTTATGAATACATTATTGATTTGGGTAAAAACCTACCATTAATCAAAGAAGAATTCAAGACGGAGGACAATATTATCAAGGGATGTCAATCGAAAGTGTGGCTGAAAGGAGAACAAAATGATGACAAAATTGTCTTTACAGCCGATAGTGATGCGATTCTGACCAAAGGAATTATAGCAATTCTAATTCGGGTTTTTTCCAACCAAAAAGCTACGGACATTCTGAATGCTGATATGGATTTCATTGATGAAATTGGTTTAAAAGAACATTTGTCGCCAACCCGCGCCAATGGATTGGTTTCGATGATCAAAAATATAAAAATGTACGCATTGGCATTCGATGCAAAAAAATAA
- a CDS encoding serine hydrolase domain-containing protein, translating to MKKIFQFLGLALLLFLIYFGYITYPKLDLISGFSAKSMASGHFIDSRSQEMIEQGDNDIPKINWATNKIDENGKFATSTVYGLKERKAIYREGLGVTLINDDFDITKPYKVPKRTKLINNLPFPYGNNEPKDTLFSNIDYAKLEKAVANVFDKKGVKKNRTRAVLVIYKDKIIAEKYDTGFNKDSKILGWSMTKSVTATLFGILQKQGKLDINKPAPVTEWAKDERAKITLANLLNMNSGLEWEEDYTKICDATLMLFATEDMSQSQLVKPAQFKPNTHWNYSSGTTNLLSGILRKQFKTHQEYLDFWYAALIDKIGMNSMIVETDMAGNYAGSSYGWATTRDWAKFGLLYLHKGNWNGTPLFDEKWMQFVTTPTPTSNGKYGGQFWLNVAGKYPSAPKNMFYCSGYQGQKIFILPSQDMVIVRMGLTDDNQFDFNGFLKGILGSLKE from the coding sequence ATGAAAAAAATATTCCAGTTTCTTGGTTTAGCTCTTTTACTTTTTCTGATTTATTTTGGCTACATTACTTATCCAAAACTGGATCTAATTTCAGGATTTTCGGCTAAAAGTATGGCTTCAGGACATTTTATTGATTCCCGTTCACAAGAAATGATTGAACAAGGCGACAACGATATTCCAAAAATTAATTGGGCAACCAACAAAATTGACGAAAACGGAAAATTTGCCACCTCAACGGTTTATGGACTAAAAGAACGCAAAGCCATTTACCGAGAAGGTTTGGGAGTGACTCTAATCAACGATGATTTTGATATTACAAAACCATACAAAGTTCCAAAAAGAACAAAACTCATCAATAATTTACCTTTTCCTTATGGAAATAATGAACCGAAAGACACACTATTTTCTAACATTGATTATGCCAAATTAGAAAAAGCTGTAGCCAATGTTTTTGACAAAAAAGGAGTTAAAAAAAATAGAACACGTGCCGTTTTGGTCATTTACAAAGACAAAATCATTGCCGAAAAATACGATACTGGCTTTAATAAAGATTCAAAAATTTTGGGCTGGTCTATGACCAAAAGTGTGACTGCCACGTTATTTGGTATTTTGCAAAAACAAGGAAAATTAGACATCAACAAACCCGCTCCTGTAACGGAATGGGCAAAGGACGAACGAGCAAAAATTACGCTCGCCAATTTGCTTAATATGAACTCTGGTCTGGAATGGGAAGAGGATTATACCAAGATTTGTGATGCCACTTTAATGCTTTTTGCAACAGAAGATATGAGTCAATCGCAATTGGTAAAACCTGCACAATTCAAACCCAATACACACTGGAATTATTCTTCGGGAACGACAAATTTATTGTCGGGAATTTTACGAAAACAATTCAAAACGCATCAGGAATATTTAGATTTTTGGTATGCTGCCCTGATTGACAAAATTGGAATGAACTCGATGATAGTTGAAACTGATATGGCAGGGAATTATGCGGGTTCGTCTTACGGTTGGGCAACTACAAGAGATTGGGCAAAATTTGGATTACTGTATTTGCACAAAGGAAATTGGAATGGCACACCACTTTTTGATGAAAAATGGATGCAATTTGTAACCACGCCAACTCCTACTTCCAACGGAAAATATGGAGGTCAATTTTGGCTCAATGTGGCCGGAAAATATCCAAGCGCACCCAAAAATATGTTTTATTGCAGCGGCTACCAAGGGCAAAAAATATTTATACTTCCTTCCCAAGATATGGTCATTGTCCGAATGGGATTAACAGATGATAATCAGTTTGATTTTAATGGGTTTTTGAAAGGGATTTTGGGGAGTTTGAAGGAATAG